Proteins from one Caulobacter sp. 73W genomic window:
- a CDS encoding alpha/beta fold hydrolase — protein MRPAPLLDIAEAPVPAGGQAEWFTGAKGATLRAALFPATGSPKGSVVLSGGRTEPIEKYYEVIRDLTGRGFTVLAHDWRGQGLSQRLLPDRLKGHAAGHADFMIDYQALLAQFESRLPKPWIAMAHSMGGCLTMLALTRGETRFSGAILSAPMLGLPLGGRPFWMGRAMASVQTLIGRGGVYMSEAAGKGGGGAAAFEEQVLTHDKGRYDAWMTQLAANPDLDLGGVTWGWVDFALSAFAWMRAPGRLEKVTIPVVILSAGEEKLVWNPDARMVAGRLPKGKFIEVAGSYHEILMETDDKRAVFWREFDALAAAL, from the coding sequence ATGCGGCCGGCGCCTCTGCTCGATATCGCCGAGGCGCCTGTCCCCGCAGGGGGGCAGGCCGAATGGTTCACCGGCGCGAAGGGGGCGACCCTTCGCGCCGCTCTGTTTCCGGCGACGGGTTCGCCGAAGGGTTCGGTCGTGCTGTCTGGCGGCCGCACCGAGCCGATCGAGAAATACTACGAAGTCATCCGCGACCTGACCGGGCGCGGCTTCACCGTGCTGGCCCATGACTGGCGCGGGCAGGGGCTGTCGCAGCGCCTGCTGCCGGATCGGCTGAAGGGCCACGCGGCCGGCCACGCCGACTTCATGATCGACTACCAGGCCCTGCTGGCGCAGTTCGAAAGCCGCCTGCCCAAGCCGTGGATCGCCATGGCGCATTCCATGGGCGGGTGCCTGACCATGCTGGCCCTGACGCGGGGCGAGACGCGGTTCAGCGGCGCCATCCTGTCGGCGCCCATGCTGGGCCTGCCGCTGGGCGGGCGTCCGTTCTGGATGGGACGGGCCATGGCGTCCGTGCAGACGCTGATCGGGCGGGGGGGCGTCTATATGTCGGAAGCCGCCGGCAAGGGCGGCGGCGGGGCCGCCGCGTTCGAGGAACAGGTCCTGACCCATGACAAGGGCCGCTACGATGCGTGGATGACGCAACTGGCCGCCAATCCCGACCTGGACCTGGGCGGGGTGACCTGGGGCTGGGTGGATTTCGCCCTGTCGGCCTTCGCCTGGATGCGGGCGCCGGGGCGGCTGGAGAAGGTGACGATCCCGGTCGTCATCCTGTCGGCCGGCGAGGAGAAGCTGGTCTGGAATCCTGACGCCCGGATGGTGGCCGGCCGTCTGCCCAAGGGGAAGTTCATCGAGGTCGCTGGCAGCTACCACGAGATCCTGATGGAGACGGACGACAAGCGCGCGGTCTTCTGGCGGGAGTTCGACGCGTTGGCGGCCGCCCTTTAG
- a CDS encoding ABC transporter permease, whose translation MKDMADTVIPPQPRDYAGFNWRGFRTLYLKEIRRFWKVGTQTVAAPVVTTLLYMMVFVVAVGASRPAMEGVSFATFVAPGLIMMGVLNNAFANSSSSLLQAKMMGLTSDFLTPPLSPLEQVLAFTLGAATRGVLVGAVTALAVLPFANVTLVHPFWAVYFCIGAALILGMVGILTGLWSEKFDHLAAVTNFLIMPMTFLSGTFYLVERLPEPFRTISHYNPFFYLIDGFRYGFIGVSDGSIAIGAILTAVLTVGLFFLCLRLFQRGWRLKS comes from the coding sequence ATGAAAGACATGGCCGACACCGTGATTCCGCCGCAGCCGCGCGACTATGCGGGCTTCAACTGGCGGGGCTTCCGCACCCTGTATCTCAAGGAGATCCGCCGGTTCTGGAAGGTGGGCACCCAGACGGTGGCCGCGCCGGTGGTGACGACCCTGCTCTACATGATGGTGTTCGTGGTGGCGGTCGGCGCCTCGCGGCCCGCCATGGAAGGGGTGAGCTTCGCCACCTTCGTCGCGCCCGGCCTGATCATGATGGGCGTGCTGAACAACGCCTTCGCCAACTCCTCGTCCAGCCTGCTGCAGGCCAAGATGATGGGGCTGACCTCGGACTTCCTGACCCCGCCGCTGTCGCCGCTGGAGCAGGTGCTGGCCTTCACCCTGGGCGCGGCCACCCGCGGGGTGCTGGTGGGAGCGGTCACGGCCCTGGCCGTGCTGCCGTTCGCCAACGTCACCTTGGTCCACCCGTTCTGGGCGGTCTATTTCTGTATCGGCGCGGCCCTGATCCTGGGCATGGTCGGCATCCTGACCGGCCTGTGGTCTGAGAAGTTCGACCACCTCGCAGCGGTGACCAACTTCCTGATCATGCCGATGACGTTCCTGTCGGGCACGTTCTACCTGGTGGAGCGCCTGCCGGAGCCGTTCCGGACCATCAGCCACTACAACCCGTTCTTCTATCTCATCGACGGGTTCCGCTATGGCTTCATCGGCGTGTCGGACGGTTCGATCGCCATCGGGGCGATCCTGACCGCGGTGCTGACGGTCGGCCTGTTTTTCCTGTGCCTGCGCCTGTTCCAGCGCGGCTGGCGCCTGAAGAGCTGA
- a CDS encoding response regulator → MSADLSALRLLLVDDNQHMRSIVRQLFKGVGLHDIKEASNGAEALQILRSWTPDFAIVDYQMEPLDGVQFAELVRKSPDSKVPYLPIIMLTAYADKRRVFEARDAGVNEVVVKPITASQLFSRMNAVIYRPRPFVRVPEDGYFGPERRRISDPNYDGPKRRAEEQPPLEI, encoded by the coding sequence ATGTCCGCCGACCTCTCGGCGCTGCGCCTTCTTCTGGTTGATGACAACCAGCACATGCGGTCGATTGTCCGGCAGCTGTTCAAGGGCGTCGGACTGCACGACATCAAGGAAGCGTCCAATGGCGCGGAGGCTCTGCAGATCCTGCGGAGCTGGACCCCTGACTTCGCCATCGTCGACTACCAGATGGAGCCCCTGGACGGCGTGCAGTTCGCCGAACTGGTCCGCAAGTCGCCCGACAGCAAGGTCCCCTACTTGCCGATCATCATGCTGACCGCCTATGCCGACAAACGGCGGGTGTTCGAGGCGCGCGACGCCGGCGTCAACGAGGTGGTGGTCAAGCCGATCACCGCCAGCCAGCTGTTCAGCCGCATGAACGCGGTGATCTACCGGCCTCGCCCCTTCGTGCGGGTGCCCGAGGACGGCTATTTCGGGCCGGAGCGCCGACGGATCAGCGATCCCAACTATGACGGCCCCAAACGCCGGGCCGAGGAACAGCCCCCGTTGGAGATCTAG
- a CDS encoding DUF2093 domain-containing protein codes for MNAYDRQMGSDAAVLHFGDGEFAIIKPGRYVVCAVSGKKIPLQALRYWSPELQEAYAGPSEALKRWQETRS; via the coding sequence ATGAACGCTTACGATCGCCAGATGGGCTCCGACGCCGCCGTGCTGCACTTCGGTGATGGCGAATTCGCCATCATCAAGCCGGGCCGCTACGTGGTCTGCGCCGTCAGCGGCAAAAAGATCCCCCTTCAGGCCCTGCGCTACTGGAGCCCGGAGCTTCAGGAAGCCTATGCCGGCCCGTCCGAAGCGCTGAAGCGCTGGCAGGAAACCCGCTCCTGA
- the hisN gene encoding histidinol-phosphatase, giving the protein MLPADRLADLDAFLIALNRASGEAILPLFRADHGLEDKGKAGAFDPVTEADRGAEAVIRKLITQHYPEHGVIGEEYGEDRPDAEFVWVLDPIDGTRAFISGLPLWTTLIALRWNGAPVLGSVGQPYLDEIFIGSAAGSRLMSRDQTQALHVRACPEMAQAVISTTDPQACFDSPERAVWDDVRGVTRLARLGCDAYAYAMVAMGKMDMVIEAGLKAWDVEAAIPLIAGAGGVTTDWRGDEIGKNGGQMLIVGDKALLDPTLELLAPAAKAQP; this is encoded by the coding sequence ATGCTGCCCGCTGATCGTCTCGCCGACCTCGACGCCTTCCTCATCGCGCTGAACCGCGCCTCCGGAGAGGCCATCCTGCCGCTGTTCCGCGCCGACCACGGCCTGGAGGACAAGGGCAAGGCCGGCGCCTTCGATCCCGTCACCGAGGCCGATCGCGGCGCGGAGGCGGTGATCCGCAAGCTGATCACCCAGCACTATCCCGAACACGGCGTCATCGGCGAGGAATACGGCGAGGATCGCCCCGACGCCGAGTTCGTCTGGGTCCTCGACCCCATCGACGGCACCCGGGCCTTCATCTCCGGCCTGCCGCTGTGGACCACCCTGATCGCCCTGCGCTGGAACGGCGCGCCGGTGCTGGGCTCCGTGGGCCAACCCTATCTGGACGAGATCTTCATCGGCTCCGCCGCCGGCTCGCGCCTGATGTCGCGCGATCAGACCCAGGCCCTGCACGTCCGCGCCTGTCCCGAAATGGCGCAGGCGGTGATCTCCACCACCGACCCGCAGGCCTGCTTCGACAGCCCCGAGCGGGCCGTGTGGGACGACGTGCGCGGCGTTACGCGCCTGGCCCGCCTGGGCTGCGACGCCTACGCCTACGCCATGGTCGCCATGGGCAAGATGGACATGGTCATCGAGGCGGGCCTGAAGGCATGGGATGTCGAGGCGGCCATTCCCCTGATCGCCGGGGCCGGCGGCGTGACCACCGACTGGCGCGGCGACGAGATCGGCAAGAACGGCGGCCAGATGCTGATCGTCGGCGACAAGGCCCTGTTGGACCCGACGCTCGAGCTGCTCGCGCCGGCGGCCAAAGCCCAGCCCTAA
- a CDS encoding aspartate aminotransferase family protein, producing the protein MTTPTSPSAAAQTHIMGVYNRAPLAFERGEGSRLFSTDGDVYLDCVGGIATTGLGHAHPALVKTLKEQGEKLWHVSNIFRIPQQEDLADRLCAAAGFAEAVFFTNSGTEAIECALKTARRYHVVNGQPDRVDIIGFDGSFHGRSYAAVNASGNASYLEGFGPRLPGYTQLQFGDMEALKAALGPTTAAVIIEPVQGEGGARALTEAQLNALRAMTREAGVLLIYDEVQCGMGRTGKLFAYEWASDAAPDIMCIAKALGGGFPIGACLASAEAARGMTVGVHGSTFGGNPLAMAIGVTAFDTINSEETLGNVRDVAGYFVQQLNGLKDRYPDLIVDVRGKGLLIGVKLASNNREFMALARDQKLLVAGGGDNCIRLLPALNLTMDEASEAIGKLEKTLDVVRASQKAA; encoded by the coding sequence GTGACCACGCCTACGTCCCCGTCCGCCGCCGCGCAAACGCACATCATGGGCGTTTACAACCGCGCTCCGCTGGCGTTCGAACGAGGCGAGGGCTCGCGACTGTTCTCCACGGACGGCGATGTCTATCTGGACTGCGTCGGCGGCATCGCCACCACGGGCCTGGGCCACGCCCATCCGGCCCTGGTGAAGACGCTGAAGGAGCAGGGCGAGAAGCTCTGGCACGTCTCCAACATCTTCCGCATCCCGCAGCAGGAAGACCTGGCTGACCGCCTGTGCGCGGCGGCCGGCTTCGCCGAGGCGGTGTTCTTCACCAACTCCGGCACCGAGGCCATCGAGTGCGCGCTGAAGACGGCGCGCCGCTACCACGTGGTCAACGGCCAGCCTGACCGGGTCGACATCATCGGCTTCGACGGCTCGTTCCACGGCCGCTCCTACGCGGCGGTCAACGCCTCGGGCAACGCCAGCTACCTGGAGGGCTTCGGCCCGCGCCTGCCGGGCTACACCCAGCTGCAGTTCGGCGACATGGAAGCCCTGAAGGCCGCGCTCGGCCCGACGACGGCCGCCGTGATCATCGAGCCGGTGCAGGGGGAGGGCGGCGCCCGCGCCCTGACCGAAGCCCAGCTGAACGCGCTGCGCGCCATGACGCGCGAGGCCGGCGTCCTGCTGATCTATGACGAGGTCCAGTGCGGCATGGGCCGGACCGGCAAGCTGTTCGCCTATGAGTGGGCCAGCGACGCCGCGCCGGACATCATGTGCATCGCCAAGGCCCTGGGCGGCGGCTTCCCGATCGGCGCGTGCCTGGCTTCGGCCGAGGCGGCGCGCGGCATGACCGTGGGCGTCCACGGCTCGACCTTCGGCGGCAACCCGTTGGCCATGGCCATCGGCGTCACCGCCTTCGACACGATCAACAGCGAAGAGACCCTGGGCAACGTTCGCGACGTGGCCGGCTACTTCGTCCAGCAGCTGAACGGCCTGAAGGACCGCTATCCGGACCTGATCGTCGACGTGCGCGGCAAGGGTCTGCTGATCGGCGTGAAGCTGGCCAGCAACAACCGCGAGTTCATGGCCCTGGCGCGTGACCAGAAGCTGCTGGTCGCGGGCGGCGGCGACAACTGCATCCGCCTGTTGCCGGCCCTGAACCTGACCATGGACGAAGCCAGCGAAGCCATCGGCAAGCTGGAAAAGACCCTGGACGTCGTCCGGGCGTCGCAAAAAGCCGCTTAA
- a CDS encoding SCP2 sterol-binding domain-containing protein, with amino-acid sequence MATLQEVTDKIKGAVGDDSGLGKSLKFDLKGDGFIHIDGGEVSNEDKPADLTMTLSLADLIAMSQGQLDATMAFMSGRLKLSDMGLAMSLQPKLQALFSKA; translated from the coding sequence ATGGCCACGCTGCAGGAAGTCACCGACAAGATCAAAGGCGCCGTGGGCGATGACTCGGGTCTCGGCAAGAGCCTGAAATTCGACCTGAAGGGCGACGGTTTCATCCACATCGACGGCGGCGAAGTCAGCAACGAGGACAAGCCGGCCGATCTGACCATGACCCTCAGCCTGGCGGACCTGATCGCCATGAGCCAGGGGCAGCTGGACGCCACCATGGCGTTCATGAGCGGCCGCCTGAAGCTGTCGGACATGGGTCTGGCCATGTCGCTGCAGCCCAAGCTGCAGGCCCTGTTCAGCAAGGCCTGA
- the xseA gene encoding exodeoxyribonuclease VII large subunit, which translates to MTDSDAATNASAYSVSELAFALKRTLEDSYGFVRLRGELSKVTFHSNGHVYLTIKDDKAAIDGVVWKGSVRNLQVRPEQGLEVIVTGRITTYPAGSRYQIVIEGMEAAGVGALLAQLERLKAKLAGEGLFEAARKSPLPAMPAVVGVITSPTGAVIRDILHRIRDRWPCRVVVWPVVVQGDAAAAQVCAAIRGFNALLPDQEIPRPDVLIVARGGGSVEDLWPFNDETLARTVAESAIPLISAVGHETDTTLIDFVSDRRAPTPTAAAEMATPVLSELRAGVADYERRLARCSGRVLEERRNRLAAAARGLPRPMDLIALGQQRFDNAASRLGAALSRNADAHERDLVRAASRLKPGLLERPQVLQAQRLAEFSARMKPALDRRLTRMEQDLAGLDKLRRSLDPDRPLNLGFARVHHADGSLARSAAALSNGEGVTLVFGDGERGAVIAGGGAAPKAKGKPASPADQGDLF; encoded by the coding sequence GTGACCGACTCCGACGCCGCCACCAACGCCTCCGCCTATTCCGTCTCGGAACTGGCCTTCGCCCTCAAGCGGACGCTGGAGGATTCCTATGGCTTCGTGCGCCTGCGCGGCGAGCTGTCGAAGGTCACCTTCCATTCCAACGGCCACGTCTATCTGACCATCAAGGACGACAAGGCCGCCATCGACGGCGTCGTCTGGAAGGGCAGCGTCCGCAACCTGCAGGTCCGCCCCGAGCAAGGGCTGGAGGTGATCGTCACCGGGCGCATCACCACCTATCCGGCCGGATCGCGCTATCAGATAGTCATCGAGGGGATGGAGGCCGCCGGCGTCGGCGCCCTGCTGGCCCAACTGGAACGGCTGAAGGCCAAGCTGGCCGGCGAGGGTCTGTTCGAGGCGGCGCGCAAAAGCCCCCTGCCCGCCATGCCCGCCGTGGTCGGCGTCATCACCAGCCCGACCGGCGCGGTGATCCGCGACATCCTGCACCGCATCCGCGACCGCTGGCCCTGCCGCGTCGTGGTCTGGCCCGTGGTCGTCCAGGGCGACGCCGCCGCGGCCCAGGTCTGCGCCGCCATCCGCGGCTTCAACGCCCTGCTGCCCGACCAGGAGATTCCGCGCCCCGACGTGCTGATCGTCGCGCGGGGCGGGGGCTCGGTCGAGGACCTGTGGCCCTTCAATGACGAGACCCTGGCGCGGACGGTGGCGGAAAGCGCCATCCCCCTGATCTCCGCCGTGGGCCACGAGACCGACACCACCCTGATCGACTTCGTCTCCGACCGCCGCGCCCCGACCCCCACGGCGGCGGCGGAGATGGCCACCCCCGTCCTGTCCGAACTGCGCGCCGGGGTGGCCGACTACGAGCGCCGCCTGGCCCGTTGCAGCGGCCGGGTCCTGGAAGAGCGCCGCAACCGCCTGGCCGCCGCCGCCCGGGGCCTGCCGCGCCCCATGGACCTGATCGCCCTCGGTCAGCAGCGCTTCGACAACGCCGCCAGCCGCCTGGGCGCCGCTCTCAGCCGCAACGCCGACGCCCATGAGCGCGACCTGGTCCGCGCCGCCTCGCGCCTCAAGCCCGGCCTGCTGGAGCGGCCGCAGGTGCTGCAGGCCCAGCGCCTGGCCGAGTTCTCGGCCCGCATGAAGCCGGCCCTGGATCGTCGCCTGACCCGGATGGAGCAGGACCTCGCCGGCCTCGACAAGCTGCGCCGCTCGCTCGATCCCGACCGCCCGCTGAACCTGGGCTTCGCCCGCGTGCATCACGCCGACGGCTCTCTCGCCCGCTCGGCAGCCGCCCTGTCGAACGGCGAAGGCGTGACCCTGGTGTTCGGCGATGGCGAACGCGGCGCGGTCATCGCCGGCGGCGGCGCGGCCCCCAAGGCCAAGGGCAAGCCGGCGAGCCCCGCCGACCAGGGCGATCTCTTCTAA
- a CDS encoding lysophospholipid acyltransferase family protein: protein MSETRPSFAQDLAWRLEALAFDVFTGAMRLLPVDWASAFGGALTRTLGPLTGAHKTADRNLRLAFPDKDDAWRADILKKQWDEVGRTFAEFPIMDRIILSPDRVEIKNAERLAQIAEKREPVVFISGHFSNWEVMPAAIVQSGVDCQITYRAANNPYVDARIRKSRFRYGVRLFAPKGGDGAKELLAALKTGQSVALMNDQKFNGGVAAPFFGHLAHTAPGPTRLALRFGTVLQPMTVERTRGARFKAVVHDPIVLEHTDDRTADIETGVRRINDMVEAQIRKRPHEWFWVHKRWSAEAYDSLKA, encoded by the coding sequence ATGTCTGAGACCCGTCCCAGTTTCGCGCAGGACCTGGCCTGGAGGCTGGAGGCCCTGGCCTTCGACGTCTTCACCGGCGCGATGCGTCTGCTTCCCGTGGACTGGGCGTCCGCCTTCGGCGGGGCGCTGACCCGCACGCTGGGTCCGCTGACCGGGGCGCACAAGACGGCGGATCGCAACCTGCGCCTGGCGTTCCCGGACAAGGACGACGCCTGGCGGGCGGACATTCTGAAGAAGCAATGGGACGAGGTGGGGCGGACCTTCGCCGAGTTCCCGATCATGGACCGCATCATTCTGTCCCCGGACCGGGTGGAGATCAAGAACGCCGAGCGCCTGGCCCAGATCGCCGAGAAGCGCGAGCCGGTGGTGTTCATCAGCGGTCACTTCTCCAACTGGGAGGTGATGCCCGCGGCCATCGTTCAGTCGGGCGTCGATTGCCAGATCACCTATCGCGCGGCCAACAACCCCTATGTCGACGCGCGCATCCGCAAGAGCCGCTTCCGCTATGGCGTGCGCCTGTTCGCGCCCAAGGGCGGGGACGGGGCCAAGGAGCTGCTGGCGGCGCTGAAGACCGGTCAGTCGGTGGCGCTGATGAACGACCAGAAGTTCAACGGCGGCGTCGCCGCGCCGTTCTTCGGCCACCTGGCCCACACGGCGCCGGGGCCGACGCGCCTGGCCCTGCGGTTTGGCACGGTGCTGCAGCCGATGACGGTGGAGCGCACGCGTGGCGCGCGGTTCAAGGCGGTGGTGCATGACCCCATCGTCCTGGAGCATACCGACGACCGCACGGCTGACATCGAGACGGGCGTGCGGCGCATCAACGACATGGTCGAGGCGCAGATCCGCAAGCGGCCGCACGAATGGTTCTGGGTGCACAAGCGCTGGTCGGCCGAGGCGTATGACAGTCTGAAGGCCTAG
- a CDS encoding M23 family metallopeptidase, producing MGQTAPRAIVSLDGVEVAKASRAGRFFIGFDRDAPSDALLSVRQGDETITHRIAVSPGDFDIQRIDGLPADQVSPQNPALLARIAEEARRKAVGFASLNDDDGFHEGFLPPLPNWRLSGRFGGQRILNGQPNRPHYGADLAGPVGTPVMAPAPGLISFAETGLHFEGGLILIDHGQGVVSAYLHLSRIDVRAGQRVRSGQVIAAVGQEGRATGPHLCWRLKWRGRNLDPMLLLRNVSL from the coding sequence ATGGGCCAGACCGCCCCCCGCGCAATCGTCAGCCTGGACGGGGTCGAGGTCGCCAAAGCCTCCCGCGCCGGCCGCTTCTTCATCGGCTTCGACCGCGACGCGCCCTCCGACGCCTTGCTGAGCGTCCGCCAGGGCGACGAGACCATCACCCACCGCATCGCCGTCTCGCCCGGCGACTTCGACATTCAGCGCATCGACGGCCTGCCCGCCGATCAGGTGTCGCCCCAGAACCCCGCCCTGCTGGCCCGCATCGCCGAAGAGGCCAGGCGCAAGGCCGTGGGCTTCGCCAGCCTCAACGACGATGACGGCTTCCATGAGGGCTTCCTGCCGCCCCTGCCGAACTGGCGGCTGTCGGGACGCTTCGGCGGCCAGCGGATCCTGAACGGCCAGCCCAACCGTCCGCACTACGGCGCCGATCTGGCCGGGCCCGTCGGCACGCCGGTCATGGCGCCCGCCCCCGGTCTGATCAGCTTCGCCGAGACCGGACTGCACTTCGAAGGGGGCCTGATCCTGATCGACCACGGCCAGGGGGTGGTCAGCGCCTACCTGCATCTGTCGCGCATCGACGTGCGGGCCGGCCAGCGGGTCCGCTCCGGTCAGGTCATCGCCGCTGTCGGCCAGGAAGGCCGCGCCACCGGACCCCATCTGTGCTGGAGATTGAAGTGGCGGGGGCGAAATCTGGACCCCATGCTCCTGCTACGAAACGTCTCATTGTGA
- a CDS encoding GcrA family cell cycle regulator: protein MSWTDERVTTLKKLWLDGLSASQIAKQLGGVTRNAVIGKVHRLGLSGRAAPSQPSRPAFKTPRPARPVSAAPSAPRRVAEAVSATAPAVPVQQPVYRVEEPGSATVLTLGAHMCKWPIGDPSTDSFTFCGRRSCEGAPYCVEHAKVAYQPQQTKKKSGATELARSLRRYI from the coding sequence ATGAGCTGGACCGACGAACGGGTCACCACGCTGAAGAAGCTTTGGCTGGACGGGCTTTCCGCCAGTCAGATCGCCAAGCAATTAGGCGGCGTCACGCGCAACGCCGTCATCGGAAAGGTCCACCGTCTGGGCCTGTCGGGCCGCGCTGCGCCTTCGCAGCCGAGCCGCCCGGCCTTCAAGACCCCGCGCCCGGCGCGTCCGGTCTCGGCGGCCCCATCGGCCCCGCGCCGCGTGGCGGAAGCTGTCTCGGCCACGGCTCCGGCCGTTCCGGTCCAGCAACCGGTCTATCGCGTGGAAGAGCCCGGCTCGGCCACCGTGCTGACCCTGGGCGCGCACATGTGCAAGTGGCCGATCGGCGATCCGTCGACCGACAGCTTCACCTTCTGCGGCCGTCGCTCGTGCGAAGGCGCGCCCTATTGCGTCGAGCACGCCAAGGTCGCTTACCAGCCGCAACAGACCAAGAAGAAGTCGGGCGCGACCGAGCTGGCCCGCTCGCTGCGCCGCTACATCTAG